A window of Apium graveolens cultivar Ventura chromosome 8, ASM990537v1, whole genome shotgun sequence contains these coding sequences:
- the LOC141678421 gene encoding uncharacterized protein LOC141678421, giving the protein MMSTTISEVDVQSDGCEEQPENTSSESSNNNSSFDLNEVANSVVDDKCDNDVPQLGGEYIDRQLGESENHECRNGNEKKGTVRRYVRSKLPRLRWTPELHRSFVHAIERLGGQERATPKLVLQIMNVRGLNIAHVKSHLQMFRSKKLDDFGQVLSGQTSKTVGGSYCVPNAYYQRSSSLHHFRIKNGGNLETKNSDNYRRLQSLLKHHSQSASDIMSHSLRNQLYSYSHHAGINSRYPTNIDLESDVKHLSKSFLCQSFQEKQNTLARYIEINSNKWSSSHFKDGHKRVDATMKSTAQSPPRECTLQYPGFSKQRVFEFQSRLKSHENLMKPTEPSPDLQLKLSQNLGIENQAFHLKEVPEINTTLSLSLSPYSSRQTRTT; this is encoded by the exons ATGATGAGTACCACAATCAGTGAAGTAGATGTTCAGTCTGATGGCTGTGAAGAACAACCGGAGAACACATCATCTGAATCTTCGAATAATAATTCATCTTTCGACTTAAATGAGGTAGCCAACAGCGTAGTCGATGATAAATGTGACAATGATGTTCCTCAGCTGGGAGGCGAATATATTGATAGACAATTAGGGGAGTCAGAAAATCATGAATGTAGAAATGGAAATGAAAAAAAGGGTACAGTTCGGCGATATGTTCGATCTAAATTGCCAAGGCTTCGGTGGACTCCTGAACTTCATCGTTCTTTTGTTCATGCTATAGAAAGGCTTGGTGGACAAGAGA GAGCAACTCCAAAATTAGTTCTTCAAATAATGAATGTTAGAGGCTTAAACATCGCACATGTAAAAAGTCATTTGCAG ATGTTTAGGAGTAAGAAACTTGATGACTTTGGACAAG TTCTAAGTggacaaacaagtaaaacagtcGGAGGAAGCTATTGTGTTCCAAATGCTTACTATCAAAGGTCAAGTTCACTACATCACTTCAGAATTAAAAACGGTGGCAATCTTGAAACAAAGAATTCCGACAATTATAGACGTCTTCAAAGTCTACTAAAGCATCACTCTCAATCTGCAAGTGATATCATGTCTCACTCTTTAAG AAATCAATTATATTCATACAGCCACCATGCAGGAATAAACTCAAGGTACCCAACAAACATAGATCTTGAATCAGATGTCAAGCACTTGAGCAAGTCATTTCTGTGCCAGTCAtttcaagaaaaacaaaatacatTAGCCAGATATATCGAAATCAACAGCAACAAATGGTCATCTAGTCATTTTAAAGATGGTCATAAAAGGGTTGATGCCACTATGAAATCAACCGCTCAATCACCTCCCAGGGAATGTACTTTGCAATATCCAGGATTTAGTAAACAGAGGGTGTTTGAGTTTCAGTCTCGACTCAAG AGTCATGAGAATTTGATGAAGCCCACAGAGCCATCGCCTGATTTGCAGCTCAAACTAAGCCAAAACCTAGGAATTGAAAATCAGGCCTTCCATTTAAAAGAAGTTCCAGAGATCAACACCACGCTTTCTCTTTCCTTGTCGCCCTATTCTTCTAGGCAAACAAGAACAACCTAG
- the LOC141679684 gene encoding phosphoglucomutase, chloroplastic-like, translating to MVDILDVDLSHLGVTKYGKFSVEVVDPVSDYLELMESHVLMQNPPLYAKDLVNILYKENGPDFGAASDGDGDRNKILGREFFGTHSDSVAIIPANAQNAIPFFQSGPKGLAKFMPTSGALDRVAEKLNLPFFEVWCSEMLSKRLMVVSAENWLDFFSFLLLPCPHWLEILYKFNGCQSVVNLW from the exons ATGGTGGATATTTTAGATGTTGACCTCTCTCATCTTGGTGTAACGAAATATGGGAAATTTAGTGTTGAAGTGGTTGACCCAGTTTCTGACTATTTGGAGCTGATGGAA TCACATGTGCTTATGCAGAACCCACCTTT ATATGCTAAAGACCTAGTCAACATTTTGTATAAAGAGAATGGACCAGACTTTGGAGCTGCAAGTGATG GTGACGGTGATAGAAACAAGATTCTAGGTAGAGAATTTTTTGGCACCCATTCAGACTCAGTTGCAATCATCCCAGCAAATGcgcaaaatgcaattccatttTTCCAGAGTGGCCCAAAA GGTTTAGCAAAATTTATGCCAACAAGTGGTGCTCTTGACCGTGTTGCCGAGAAGTTAAATCTGCCATTTTTTGAGGTTTGGTGTTCAGAAATGTTATCCAAGCGATTAATGGTTGTCAGTGCCGAAAATTGGcttgattttttttctttcctgCTTCTGCCATGTCCCCACTGGTTGGAAATTCTTTACAAATTTAATGGATGCCAGAGTGTTGTCAATTTATGGTGA